A genomic window from Lotus japonicus ecotype B-129 chromosome 1, LjGifu_v1.2 includes:
- the LOC130733128 gene encoding TMV resistance protein N-like: protein MNDMMIVNEGATNWSYDVYLSFRWLETRRTFTGNLYNALHRKRFNVFMDGGKLKSGNQIILSLRKALGESRIAIVVLSQNFAMSIWCLDELAQILEYRKTKSQLIMPIFYDVDPSDVRRQTGSYGEAMAAHEHRFGKDSLVLQKWRSALSQVAEMSGWCFKIGYGFEYEIIERIVEQVTQLVPRYDVFLSFCGKDTRYSFTGFLYNALSQEGFETFMNDEEMEEGDQISQALITAIEKSRLSIIVFSENYAYSSLCLDELITILDCMKIKSQLVWPIFYKVEPSDLRHQRKCYGTAMVEHENRLGKDSEKLQIWRLALFEAANLKGWHLKTGYEYEFIDKLVEMAIKI, encoded by the exons ATGAACGATATGATGATTGTGAATGAAGGAGCAACTAACTGGAGCTATGATGTTTATCTCAGTTTCAGATGGCTCGAGACCCGTCGCACTTTCACAGGAAATCTCTACAACGCTTTGCACCGCAAGAGATTCAATGTTTTCATGGATGGTGGAAAATTGAAGAGTGGAAATCAAATCATACTCTCTCTTCGTAAGGCATTGGGAGAATCGAGAATCGCCATTGTTGTTCTCTCCCAAAACTTCGCAATGTCTATATGGTGCCTCGATGAACTTGCCCAAATCCTTGAATATAGGAAGACCAAGAGTCAACTGATTATGCCCATCTTTTACGACGTCGATCCGTCCGATGTAAGGCGTCAAACTGGATCATATGGTGAAGCCATGGCTGCTCATGAACACAGGTTTGGAAAGGACTCCTTGGTTTTGCAGAAATGGAGGTCAGCTTTGTCTCAAGTTGCAGAGATGAGTGGATGGTGTTTCAAAATTGG GTACGGCTTTGAATATGAAATCATCGAACGGATTGTAGAACAGGTTACCCAATTGGTGCCTCGCTATGATGTTTTTCTCAGTTTCTGTGGAAAAGATACCCGCTACTCCTTCACAGGCTTTCTATATAACGCCTTGAGCCAGGAGGGATTTGAAACCTTCATGAATGATGAGGAAATGGAAGAAGGGGACCAAATTTCACAAGCACTCATTACAGCAATTGAAAAATCAAGACTTTCAATCATTGTTTTTTCTGAAAACTATGCATATTCCTCATTGTGTCTTGATGAGCTTATCACGATCCTTGACTGTATGAAGATAAAAAGTCAATTGGTTTGGCCTATCTTTTATAAAGTGGAACCGTCTGATTTAAGACATCAAAGAAAGTGTTATGGCACAGCCATGGTTGAACATGAAAATAGACTTGGAAAGGACTCTGAGAAGTTGCAAATTTGGAGATTAGCTTTGTTTGAAGCCGCCAACTTAAAAGGATGGCACTTAAAAACCGG GTATGAATACGAGTTTATCGATAAGTTGGTGGAAATGGCCATTAAAATTTAA
- the LOC130733129 gene encoding disease resistance protein RPV1-like isoform X1, translated as MSSERVNSMNEVRTRTRRYDVFLSFLGEDTCSTFTGNLYNALRQKRIKTFFLPENDGEPILSSVLKAIQESRISIVVISKNYASSMWHLDELVNIMDCMRVNNQLVWPVFYDVNALHVWFQRDSVKRYPESERVRRWREALLEIINLTGWSYRRTDEYEYIFIQKIVKLAVQSLPRFDVFLSFSGEDARYSFTGFLYQALCREGFKTFMDDEGLKGGNQISKTLLEAIEKSRLSIVVFSENYGYSPWCLDELVKIVECMKTNNQLVWPIFYKISQSDVSNQTKSYGHAMLAHENSFGKDSEKVQKWKSALSEMAFLQGEHITENEYEYKLIKKIVEKAIAVQNHM; from the exons ATGTCGAGTGAAAGGGTAAATTCCATGAATGAAGTCAGGACCAGGACTAGGAGGTATgatgtttttctctcttttctggGGGAAGACACCTGCTCCACCTTTACAGGTAATCTCTATAATGCTTTGCGCCAGAAGAGAATCAAGACCTTCTTCCTGCCTGAAAATGATGGCGAGCCGATTTTAAGCTCTGTCCTCAAAGCAATTCAAGAATCAAGGATTTCAATTGTTGTTATCTCAAAAAATTATGCATCCTCCATGTGGCACCTCGATGAACTTGTCAACATCATGGATTGTATGAGGGTGAACAATCAGCTGGTTTGGCCTGTCTTTTACGATGTGAACGCCTTGCATGTATGGTTTCAGCGAGATTCTGTTAAAAGATATCCTGAGAGTGAAAGGGTGCGGCGATGGAGAGAAGCTTTGTTGGAAATCATCAACTTGACGGGATGGTCTTACCGCAGAACTGATGA GTATGAATATATATTCATCCAAAAGATTGTGAAATTAGCCGTCCAATCGCTTCCTCGCTTTGATGTTTTTCTCAGTTTTAGTGGGGAAGATGCGCGCTACTCCTTCACGGGATTTCTCTATCAAGCTTTATGCCGAGAGGGGTTCAAAACCTTTATGGATGATGAGGGATTGAAGGGTGGAAATCAAATTTCAAAAACTCTGCTTGAGGCAATTGAAAAATCAAGGCTCTCGATTGTTGTTTTCTCTGAAAACTATGGATATTCCCCGTGGTGTCTTGATGAACTCGTCAAGATCGTTGAATGTATGAAGACTAATAATCAATTGGTTTGGCCGATATTTTACAAAATATCACAATCAGATGTAAGCAATCAAACAAAAAGTTATGGACATGCCATGCTTGCACATGAAAATAGTTTTGGAAAGGATTCTGAAAAAGTGCAAAAATGGAAGTCAGCTTTGTCCGAAATGGCCTTCTTGCAAGGAGAGCATATCACAGAAAATGA GTACGAATATAAACTCATCAAAAAGATTGTAGAAAAAGCCATTGCTGTTCAAAATCACATGTGA
- the LOC130733129 gene encoding disease resistance protein RPV1-like isoform X2, giving the protein MSSERVNSMNEVRTRTRRYDVFLSFLGEDTCSTFTGNLYNALRQKRIKTFFLPENDGEPILSSVLKAIQESRISIVVISKNYASSMWHLDELVNIMDCMRVNNQLVWPVFYDVNALHVWFQRDSVKRYPESERVRRWREALLEIINLTGWSYRRTDDFSGEDARYSFTGFLYQALCREGFKTFMDDEGLKGGNQISKTLLEAIEKSRLSIVVFSENYGYSPWCLDELVKIVECMKTNNQLVWPIFYKISQSDVSNQTKSYGHAMLAHENSFGKDSEKVQKWKSALSEMAFLQGEHITENEYEYKLIKKIVEKAIAVQNHM; this is encoded by the exons ATGTCGAGTGAAAGGGTAAATTCCATGAATGAAGTCAGGACCAGGACTAGGAGGTATgatgtttttctctcttttctggGGGAAGACACCTGCTCCACCTTTACAGGTAATCTCTATAATGCTTTGCGCCAGAAGAGAATCAAGACCTTCTTCCTGCCTGAAAATGATGGCGAGCCGATTTTAAGCTCTGTCCTCAAAGCAATTCAAGAATCAAGGATTTCAATTGTTGTTATCTCAAAAAATTATGCATCCTCCATGTGGCACCTCGATGAACTTGTCAACATCATGGATTGTATGAGGGTGAACAATCAGCTGGTTTGGCCTGTCTTTTACGATGTGAACGCCTTGCATGTATGGTTTCAGCGAGATTCTGTTAAAAGATATCCTGAGAGTGAAAGGGTGCGGCGATGGAGAGAAGCTTTGTTGGAAATCATCAACTTGACGGGATGGTCTTACCGCAGAACTGATGA TTTTAGTGGGGAAGATGCGCGCTACTCCTTCACGGGATTTCTCTATCAAGCTTTATGCCGAGAGGGGTTCAAAACCTTTATGGATGATGAGGGATTGAAGGGTGGAAATCAAATTTCAAAAACTCTGCTTGAGGCAATTGAAAAATCAAGGCTCTCGATTGTTGTTTTCTCTGAAAACTATGGATATTCCCCGTGGTGTCTTGATGAACTCGTCAAGATCGTTGAATGTATGAAGACTAATAATCAATTGGTTTGGCCGATATTTTACAAAATATCACAATCAGATGTAAGCAATCAAACAAAAAGTTATGGACATGCCATGCTTGCACATGAAAATAGTTTTGGAAAGGATTCTGAAAAAGTGCAAAAATGGAAGTCAGCTTTGTCCGAAATGGCCTTCTTGCAAGGAGAGCATATCACAGAAAATGA GTACGAATATAAACTCATCAAAAAGATTGTAGAAAAAGCCATTGCTGTTCAAAATCACATGTGA